From the Lactuca sativa cultivar Salinas chromosome 9, Lsat_Salinas_v11, whole genome shotgun sequence genome, the window TaatcttttaaataaaaaatatttaataattacaaaaacattttcattaaaaaGAAGACACGAGATCCTTTAGAAATTGAGAAAATCATACGGTAATTGGTCTTTTGTGCCTCTAGTTCCAAAAAATGAGAAATGTAAAATAGTGTACAAATTggataaaaagttgaaaatagtttgttggagATTTTATTTATAACTTTGTCATTATtactaaataattttattaaaaacGATTACTAAAAAAAATCGATCAAAatgaaaaaggacaagaattgaaCTTTTGGTCCTAAAAAGGCAACAAGACAATGAAACAAGATCTAGATCGAGACCAATGAACAACTTTTTTGTCAGCACCATAATGAAACAAATTCTTGTACATAAATCATGGCAtggcataatatattaataaaaaagtgATTTCAGCATACCAATTACACTTTTTTTACAAAATTAATGATTTTAAACCAACCGGTCTTTGCAGTGGAGCAATAAAGAAGTACATGGAAGAGATAATGAAGCTAAAAAAGACACTAGCGGAGCTCCTATCAGAGGCATTAGGCCTTGAGACAGACTACCTAACACGCATCGAGTGTATGAAAACCATAACTCTCGTCTGCCATTACTACCCCTCTTGCCCTCAGCCAAACCTAACTCTAGGAGCCACTAAACATTCAGACCCATCTTTCCTCACCATTCTCCTTCAGGACACTGTCGGTGGTCTCCAAGTTCTCCAAAAAAACCAATGGGTAGATGTGGAGCCAATCAAAGGGGCACTCATAGTAAACATCGGAGATCTCATGCAACTCATTACAAATGATAAATTCAAAAGTGTTCAACACAGGGTACGGGCCGCACGAATCGGGCCTAGAATATCCGCTGCCTGTTTTTTCTATCCAAGCGTTGCTAATAACTATAAGCCGTATGGGCCCATAAAGAAGCTTCTAGAAGAAACGGGCCCACCTATATACCGTGAAACCAGCCATAAACAATATATGGCTTACTACAAACAAAAAGGACTAGATGGTGCCTCATCGCTTCCTTTCTTTAAGCTCTAGCAACGGGATTGTAATAAGCAGCTTGTATGTATGTAACTcctttctttttattatttaataataaaatcaaattgttTTGTTTTTCCGAAGATTACACAACTTATTGAAATTGGAACAAAAAAAATTACAGAATTGCATTTTGGATCACCAACCTTGAGGCCATCTTCTCTTTGGGTCAAGCCTAGGAAAccatcttttcttcttcttcatggtTGACTTTTTATCTGGCCATATCAGCTTTAACAAGGGTCCCTTCCTGCTTGGTTTAGGGTTTTGAGGCAAGTGTATGAACACAGGAGGAAAGATTTCATCGTGTGTCCTGATGCTGTTGAATCTGAGGTACTTTTGTTCCAAGGATTCTTTGGGTATGTCTCTAGCTAACATAGGAGATGCACCACCCCAGTTGTTGGTGCCTAATGATGGGTGTTGTGGTGTCCTAAATTCCAACATTTCTCTTTGCATCATCTTTAAAGATCCAACAATAATAATATCTGGTTTCTTGTGTATCTTATCAAGCTCTTTACTGATATAAGAAGGAAAGGTTTACAGATAGCTTTACACATGCTAGATGATTCTTACAGGAAAGAGACAAGAAAAGGACGACGACCTCAAGAATCTTAAAACAATGAAACCTATATGTTGACAAAAGTTAATGCTTCTTTTTTATTCCATATATTAATATCAAGCAGCATACAACCAGATACTATCTCTATGATGTTAAACAAGGTACTAAGCGGATAACTACTGATTGACCTAAAACTTTTAGCAAAatctttaattaaaaataaaagggtGAAAATATTTACAATCTAATTAATTAACGAGCATCCACTTAGCTAGCTTCTGATAATCTTGTGCGAATTGACTCTGGGCTTGTGATCTTGTTAACACTGCATTTGAAGGAAAAgttaactttaagaatgatttaaaGGGAAGCAAATGAAATTGAATACTATTATTGTTAGATTTTGTTGGGTTTTACCAGAAGAGAAGATCACCACTGGATGCCATTTTCTGATGAATCCATTCAGGAGCTAGTTCTTTCAACAACATGAGTTGTTCCTCAACTTCTCCTGTAGGTAAAATTAGAATTAGATTTGGGCTTTTATATAGTGACGAAATTGATaggatatgtatatgtatatgtataccaTGATCATGAATGAAGACTTACTTCTATCAACAATTTCCAAACGGCATGAGATTATTGTGTGTATGAGCTCCTCTTTTGTGATGACTGAGcgtttttgaaaaataaacaaAAGAGAGTCAAAAAGCTTGGGTAACCCTGCAATCATTTGTTTCCTCCATTTAGCATGTGAGATTGCTGGATCATTCTCCTCTTTTGCCTTCCGCTCTTTTTCTTTAATCTGAAAAGAGATATACCAACAAGTTATGATTCAATTCATCAAACACAAAAAAACATTCAGAAAATGTCCAAAGCAAGAAAAACATAAATTGATTAAACATACCGAGGCAAAGAGATCCCCTGAAAGAATATCACAATCATCATCATCAG encodes:
- the LOC111881250 gene encoding 1-aminocyclopropane-1-carboxylate oxidase homolog 1, which encodes MATMGVDGKDFYRAKVDFDETKAGVKGVLDSGVLKIPEIFVHPPENVSVGTLCDMNLKVPVIDIERVEEGGKRGEIVGEIKEAAANWGILQVVNHGIGSGVMEEMIEGIRRFHEQPPEVKMEWYSREHDQKVKYYSNGDLYVSKAVNWRDSISCHYADGVLDPNALPHAFSGAIKKYMEEIMKLKKTLAELLSEALGLETDYLTRIECMKTITLVCHYYPSCPQPNLTLGATKHSDPSFLTILLQDTVGGLQVLQKNQWVDVEPIKGALIVNIGDLMQLITNDKFKSVQHRVRAARIGPRISAACFFYPSVANNYKPYGPIKKLLEETGPPIYRETSHKQYMAYYKQKGLDGASSLPFFKL